From the Elaeis guineensis isolate ETL-2024a chromosome 16, EG11, whole genome shotgun sequence genome, the window TAAAGGGGGCAAAGGGGACCGGCTGTCCACCGGCTTCAGCGATGGAAACCGCTCCTGGGCAAAAGTGGTGCAGGATAGCCCACGGCAGCCGCTGTGGACCACCCACAATATCGCCGAGGAGGTGGAACGTCTTCAACTCTATTTGACAAAACTACTGGAGTTTccggaggaggagatggaggCGTCAAGGAAAGAATGGGAGGGAGTAGCGATCATTATCAGGAGTTTAGGCCGGTGGATACCTCTCGAATGGGTAGCGAAGGAGGTGAATAAGAAGCGAAAGCTCGATTATGACCTGTAGGCTTTTGCTCTGGCGGAGGATCAACATCTCCTCCGCTTTCGGTCTGCTGCGAACTGCAAATCGGCCCTCTCCTGCGGGCCCTCATTCGTCGTCGGCCGACTGCTGGCGATGGAATCGTGGGTGACGATGGAATCGTCTACAAGAATATTCCAGCTGTTTGTTACCTGTGCGGCCGGCTGGGGCACACGGACAACGGGTGCCGCTTTCCCCAAACGGAACCGAGTTCGGACGGCAGCGACTGCCCACTTCAGCCGGTCAACTTCGTGGAGGTCGGTGGGACTGGTCGAAGGTCGGGGTTGGAACCAACGATGGAGGAGAAGGTACCGGAATTTCAGATGGAGGAGGGCGGGGTCTCCACTCCGGCGCCCAGCGGCCGTCCCCGAATGGAACCTTGGATTGTCACGGCTCGGATCCGGCAGCCGCTCTGGGGTAATATTCTGCATTTGTTTCCTTTCATCGGAGTTGTGTTGCAAAATCTGGATTGATCATGCTGTTTTGAAGTAGATTCATTTTAATTTTGACTCCTTGTTGTGCAGTGATCTTCCATCTTTCTCTTTCGTTTACTTCAATCTAAATTATGTATTCTCAGATCGAGATCTGACATGTTCTTTTAAATAAattggcactttttatttttagttGCAAATTACCTATCAGGATTTGACAAGCTTTCGTGAAGTTTATCAAAAAATGAATGATTGTAACTGTAAATTACCTACTTTAAAGTTATCTTCTATCTTTCTAATTCGTTTCCTATGATATATTATCTGTGCATGGATCTGGAATTTACATACACTTGATCTTCTCTgtcttttttgcttcttcttcttttttacttCTTTTTTGAGAACCTTCTATATTTCCTTTTGGTTATTTTTTTGGGTCTAAATTAGCTGTATCCAGACCAGGAATTAGTATACTCTTTCAAGTAATTCCAGATTTATCGATCAGCTTTATCAttcctttctattttcttttttcttttttttttttgcaaacttTCTATATTTCTTTTTGGTTTTGTTGAATCTAAATTAGCTGTGTCCAGACCACGTATTGGTGCGCTCTCCCAAATGATCCCAAACTTATGGATCAATGCCATTTCTTTCCTGTTTTAGACAAGACAAATGGAAATGGAATATGAAAGTtgaatttttttggtgaaaataATTGAACTGTTTAAGCATCAAGTGGTTTTTGGTTTTGCGAGGGCTCAGAATACACAGGACTTCTTCCTCACAATCGATATGTACTATTTGTTGCGGGTGGATTGCTGTTGTTTTTGCTGTTTTTTATTGTTCCTGTGGCATTAGAAAATCATTAATCTTACAATTTTATATTTGAACTATGGAATTTTTCCAACTTTTTTACTTCCTGCATTTCTTTTGCCTTACAGGTCTTCAGCTCTAACCAACTTGTTCTCCTGACACTGAAACTTTCCATTTTTTGAGGAATTTCCATATTCATTGTTATGTTTACATTAAATGGAGATTTCATGTTGCAGCATTGATGTTAGCTAATTGACTGTTAGTTCGAGATGGAATGAATAGAATTGAGTGCTCAAGCTTGGGAACAAGCTTTTCTGTCCATGGAAGTGGTTTATGGAATATGTTTACATATTTTTTCACTCTCCTTTGAAAACAGACTTAGACTGATAAATATTGATTAGGAGCTCTCTGGTTTTTTCTCACCAGATGTGAAAAGTACTCAGCTTTTGGTTCTCTGATAGCTGCTGCAGGTACAGCCAGAGAACCAAAAGGTGAGCgaaaggggaagaatgtgatgagGACAGAGTAGATATGAATCATCTGTAAACAGGGCCGGACCCTGTGGGGTAGATCGAATTGGGTGCTCCAGATCCTGCATTGATATTTCAATGAAATGCAAGAATagctttctacaatattataataaaaaataattaaatagattaatgatGAATTTTACGTGCTgtttaacgaatatatctataaaaaattattacatatagattaattttttaataataattaatattaaaaatatattaatttttaatagaattttttttttttttcatttacacTCAAACCTAAAAAAATATCAGGATCAGCTCTGTCCGTAAAGAAAGAGACTTCAATAGCTTGCAAGCACAGCATGTAGATTGGACGGTGTATGACATGAAAGAAAGAGCTCAATCCTGCTGGTAGAGCCAATCATTCTAAACTTGAATATGTTACAAAAATTTAGAAATCGTTTGTCCATActtgtttcccttttttttttttttcttttccttgcaTTATCTGATAAAACATGAGTGTCCTTTATGGATGGACCCCCAACCTTGAATCCTTGATGAGACCCCTACGAAACAAAGTAGATCTTGGAGGGATGGAAAGCAGACCTGGGTTCGGTTTAGACTTGATGAAAGGGATAACCATCAAGATTTCATGAAGAAATGTAATGCAAGTATCATAAGAAACAGCCAGTGGGAGATTTAGGATTCCTAAAGCACATCGAAAACAGAACCAAAGAGAGAGCAAGTTGAAAAATAACGACCTCACTTCTATTAGGAGTTTCTGCACCAAAATCTGATTCCAAATGGAAATGCTGAGTGGTCCTAGGATCTTCTTATTTGTGAAATTAGACTCCATCCTCTTTAATTTAAGGAGCTTGCTCATGGGAGTGCTGAGAATAAGAATAAAGAGACAGAATACAAGTATTTAATTTTACAAAGCCATTTGGTTGATACGATATCATAATCTGAGAGCTATATGACATTTAAATTTATTCTGAAATTCTCCTCCTTAATCCAGTGTATCTTACGTGAAACGGATACAGTAATACTTGAAGGCTGCCCCCAACGCTAAGATGGTTTACAGATGGAGTAAATTCTAGTATAATTCTGCTTCCCTGTTTACCCTCTACTTCATTTCCCGTCAAATCTACCAAATCTGCTTATCATATTTCTCTACCACCTTGCTGTCCTTCAACTATGGAACCTAAGATAATGTTGCAATGTAGGTATCCACCTTAGCATTCATGCTCCTTGACAGAAACTTCATGCATATGGGTGGCTTCACTTGAACAAGGGCAAGAACCGACTGGGGCAGAGTCCATATCCCATCACCACAAATCAAACCAGATGCCACCGCCGGCCCAAAAGTGGCAGCCTTAGCCTTGTCAATCAGTTCCCACACAAATAATATCAGGCTCCCCACACACATGTCGATTGCAAAGTATGATCCCAGATAAAAAGGTATCGCCATCGCCATTGGGAGTGGTATAAACCTTGCCACCTTCTTTCCAACAACATCTCTCAGCAAGTTGATGAGAATGGCAGCACCAAAGAAGATATAGCAAAGGGTGAGGCAGTGCTTTGGCAATGATGAAAATCCATCAACTCCAAGTATTGCCATGTTACGATAAACCAGTGCATTAGGTGATGGGTATTCTGATCCAGGCACACCAATATCTTTGAAGGCCTTGAAGAATAGCCAGAAGACTGATGGTGCAATGACACAACCCATGGCAGTGCCAATTACCTGGCTAACAAACATGGACCTTGGAGAGGTCAAAGTCAGGTACCCAGTCTTGAAGTCCTGCATAAGGTCCGAAGCAGTAGACACGATGCTCATCATGACACCACAGGCTGCAAGGCCTGCAAGGACTCCACCATTCGAGGCCCCAGCCCATGCTCCAATGGTGAAAATTGCGAGCTTACCATAGGTGGAGGCAAGAGACCAGTCAGTGAGGCCACAACCATAGGCATTGCAGAAGGCAAGCACTGGTGCAAAGATGTAGGCAACCAAGACGTAGTACCATTTGAGTTGTGGAAAGATGTGGGGAAGGGTGGCAATAGAAACAGCAGCAACAACAACATAACCCCCAAATGCAATTGGCTTCTGGATTTGATCCCTGAGAAAGAGTTCGGTGCGACGTCTGTCATCAAAGGAAATACCTGATGTCGTGATTGGAGAACTGTCATCTGAAATGGGAAGTGTTGCAGCATTGCCTTTGCTCTTCACTTGTGATATGAAGGTGGAGATTGTTCGGCCCAAAACCTTAAAGAAGTTGTAAAGGCCATCCCCGAGAATCAAGGCAATGGCTATAAAGACCTAGAACATACAAGTCATGGATGATATTTCTATGTATGTTGATGAACTTCAAAATTTGAAGTATTTTGGATAACTCAAAACTAGCTTCGAGCTTCTATTTTGGTATATACAATATGTTCCAATTATCTCATGATTAACATTGGTTTGTAAGCAGTGTTATGGCACCTTTGATCacaaaagaacttttttttttttacttctaaaGGCCAGCCATGACTGGAAACTCTGGTTAAACTACAAAAAGGGCAGAATTGAAGAGGAGAGGAGATGGTTGTTACCCGGTATCCTTGCAAGCCATGAAGACTAGTGGGTGATAGACCTGCTGGGTACCAGTCACCTTTCTTAGCATCAATGAGAGGCCACATGATTCCCCATGACAAAATGCCTCCCAAGAGGACAGAGATATTTACAAGATACGGACAAATCATTCCAACCCCAACATAAGTAGCTGAAAAATCAAAATAGAACCTGCATGAAAGTATACTATTTTAGGAAGAAGTTGAAATCAAGCAAGAAGAATAGTGGTGGACCTAAAGTATTCATGAATGCATGAAGAGATACTAGAAATTTTAGTTCTTCATTGCAAATTAATATATGTTTCATTTTCAGGAATAAGAGACTCTACACTCGCTGGAGAGAGAAATATTTGGAAGATAATGCATGCATACTTATGCTCATAGGCTTGGAGGCCTAGTGTTGGAAAGGCTGCGAACCCACAATCATCCCCGGCAGTGTAAAACCATTGAAAAAATCCCCACAAGAAGCTGACTACAAAGAATTTGCCCAATGTTCTCACTTGTTTCCTGAAAGATATCGAAAGGAGGTAAACAACAACAGGTCTTCTGTCTAATGtcacaagaaaagaaaaatacaaacatGTTTGACTCTTGAAATTGTTTGAAGTTACTTTGCTAGCTTGGCACCCTGAGGAGTGTGGAAACTGTTGATCAGGTGAGCTGTTGCAGTGCCACTGGGATATGTCAGCTTGTAGTCGATGATCATgatctgaaaaaaaatataaattaagaacTTCATAACAATTATAATAAATTCCTCAGTATGCAATTGAATGATATGTGTAATGCTCCCTTTATCTGCTAATTTACTCAGCTATCAAACTAATGCTTTGGTGATCACTGAGCAGTTTTAATGTTCTCATGTTTCTTCAGATTGTAAAAGGCTAGGAGGACATACCTTTCGAAGGGGCACAAGTGAGAATAGCCCAAGGAAACTAACAACGAACAGAAATCCGATCATCCATCCTAATTTTGGGTTCTTGATGTTTTGTGCATCATTCTCTTCAGTAGTTTGCTTGGCAATGGTGTCACTCATAGCAAAAAGGTAACTTCCAAAGCCTCCTGTTGATTGCCACATTGTTCAAACAACTTAAATAATGCTACTAATGATAAGAGGAGCatgtaaatatttaaaaggtggtTTATCCTGCAATAACATGACAATTGTAATGCTCTCGTTTTGTGATATCATCCAAAGTTGAATGATTTAGGAGGTGCTACATGTTATCATATGTTTAATCTTTTTTCTCACCCTGCTAGTGAAGTAGATTACCCAAACCAATCAAAAACTTGGATAAATTCAATCTGACCTGTCTCCTATTAAATTAGTTTCAAGAAGAAATCTGATCTCTTCAGCATTATTTAATTGAACAAATAGAATCTGAGGTTAGCAGATGTCTAAATACCAGCCTCAGATCTCAAGAAAGAAAACAAATAATCAAACTAAATATTTAaacttcaacaaaaaaaaaaaaaaaaaaatcaagccaaTGAATCCATTATGAAACATGGATCCAGAGAACATGCTACCCAATTCAATATCAACCAACAGATACTTGAGTTTCTATCATGCTTGTCCCTAACCTGACCCAATTCCCTTTGCAGCCAAATGAATTATCCAAAGGGCTGTCATAACTGGCTGGCCATTGAGCCCAGGATACACCCCCTGCTCTGGTCCAATGGGCCATTTTCTTGTTTCTGGTGCCACCATCTGGATTGTTGGACCACACAATCTAATGGGAGTTTTTGCACATAACCCTTTATCGAACtttaatatcattcataaatCACTTCTAACTTTTCTTGACTATTCTACTTGAAAAAACTTTTCCTTATTCAAACATGAAAATGACCGTAGTGGTCATCAGTGGTTCTACTCCGATCGCTGATAAATGAATATTTACAAAGCAATCCGAGTTAAAATCCAAAAAAGGAAAAATTTTACAGAAATTTCATTTGAAGATTGCATTTCCACAGAATTATAAGATCATTCCTTTCCGACAAATTGCACAGATTGTAAGAACGTGTATGTGGAAAGTTCTGcaatctttctttcattttcgACAAAATAAACACACATACAAAGAGTGTGAACATAGTCATCAAAAAACCAGATGTTTcattaatacatatatatatatatatatatatatatatatatatatatatatataacaactaATAATTAAATCTATCAGACTTCCGTTTACTAGTCTAGATTTGCTCAATCTAACCATAATAAACCATTTCTAGCCGAAATCCATCCGAACCTAGACGCATCTGGCCATCCCCACCAAAATAACCATCAAAAACCAAGGggattaatttataataattaaattCTAAAAGGCCTCACATGCAAAAATCCTAAGCTAATTATCCGATTTCTATTAATTATTACTAATAAATTTGCTCCGGGCGGATGTCGGTGGTTTTGCTTTCATGAGATCCTAATATTGAGGGTAAGGTTACCGCTGAAGGCGATGCCGGAGGTGGCGACGACGCAGGTCTGGATGACGGTATTCTCCTGGCGGGTGAACGGTTGCTTCAGCAAACCAGTCTTCTCCAGAACCCTGGCCCACGTCCGCACAAAGAAGAAACCCAGCAAGCCGGCGGAGACGTTGAGGGAGGGGATGATACCCGTGGTGAGGTTAAGCTTCATGACGATGATGCTGAACATCACCCCGAGGAGTGCGCTCACCGCGAAGGCCCGCACCGTCAGCTGCTCCCGCCAAGTCGGCACCGGCTTCTCGTCGAACACCCTCTCCATCGACATCGCCTCCGCCTCTCCCTCGCCGGCGGCCGCCTCCTCCCCCCTCCGACGGCGAAGCTGGTGGCTGCTTTCCTCGGCCACCGCCTCCATCTCCACCTCCGCCACGTGGTGCTCGCCGGCTGTCATCTCCTAGACCTGATTCCGTTCTCCAAAATGGTCGTGCGGTCCAGAGAATGCGGGGGCGGGGAATGGGGGTTTTAATTGGGGAAGCGCGCCACGGATACTTCCTTGGGAATCGCTCTAGTTGCAGGATAGGGCGGAAGATTCAAGGATTTTATCCCCCAAAAAAAGGTACGGAGAAGAGCGGATGAAGACAAGACGCTGTGCAGCGTTTGATGGAAATCGAATGGCGGTGGTTAACGTGGCAATGCTACATGAGACAGTATGATGAGTATggtaatcatggagattttcttgTAAATGACGGCCACATTAGGTATAGAATGAGTAAACAAACTTTacccatgcatatatatatatagaataagTAGAGTTATGCTGCTACTCGAGGTTTGCGCCTCAGAGTTCGAAACCGGCTTTAGCGCAAAATTTTGAGGGTAAGAATGGAATTTTGCTTATACGCGATGAGTTCAATCAGGCTTTTGTGCCGGATTTATACCAGTTGGGGAAGCCGGAAGGGCGTTGTGAAATGGAGTGCGAAAGCGCACGGCGAAAGAGACCTGGACCGGACTGTTGTACtattgtaccaaaaaaaataaaaaaagtattgATTTGACCATCCTGCTCGTAAAATAATGATTGCCGTcgtcttttttttattaaaagaaagacgtattaaaattttctaaatatgttaggtatatttatatatattaaatttaagataaactaaaaaaattatcCACTTGATTATAAACTCAAAAGTAGTTATTCAtttgatttcaaataaaaatatttattcatttgaaatataatttaaaaataattatctaaatataaataaaataatttaattatctttataattataaaataatactatattattataaagtaatattatattattataaaattatactacgctattataaagcaacactacattattataaagtaatactatactaaaaaaatactacaatataataatgtaatactatcttattataaaagaatattatactagtataatataataaagtaatactatattattataaaaaatactacactaatataatataatactatctattataaaaaaaatattatattaatataatataatacattaaTACAATGTAATACCATCTTATTATAAATGAATATTACactattgtaatataatattgtGGTATTTTTAAAGGATATAAGGGTATAAGTGTATAAGGATCATTTCAGCTACAATAATAGTTGGTTTTAACTTATGTTTCAAATGGATAGCTATGTTTACTTGAAACTCAAGTGGATAGCTACTTTTAAGTTAaaagtataattaaaaatttatctttaattttCTATTAAAATTATCTACATATATTaacaatatatttaaaattattttaaaaaaaatataataataaaaaatatctatttatagttcatatataaaagttattttagaaaaaaatatttatcctcattcataaattattttaaaaaaatacaaaaatttaaaaaagtatttgaAACTAGATATGTTAAAATTATCTAATTGTATATATTAAAGTTATtgaaatatgataaaaatatatttacaaataTATAggattattttagaaaaaaatatgataatagaTATTTGTTTATTGATGgtctttatttatgaaattatttaataaaaattatttatttttatgtatagattatttttagaatctgaaaaaattaaaaaaatatataaaatcatccatCTAGAATACGATGAgtggatttttttaaatattattttttttaaaacttaatttcaaaattaaattttaaaaaataagttagGATAAGAGGTAGATttggaattaaattttaaaaaaataatattacgaTGAGTATGTTGGTGATGGATATTCTCTCGCAAACCACGACTGCATTAGTTTGATCGAATAAAGCTGTGCTACCATCTGAGATTTTtgctaatttttttggataaattatatctctagtccttaaattttatcgaatttttttaaatgatctctAAACTATAAAAACCTAAACTTTAGTCCTCCAACTTTCTGAACCATTTTAATATTGTTCTTCGGTTATTACCAGCATCTTTCTCTCATTGAAAATTATATGTGGCAGTCATTGATGCTTATGTAGCTCTATTCATTTGAACAGATGGCACCAGTGCTGatctagaataaaaaaaaaatttatggcaaTTTTTTCTTCCGAACCAGTGCTTCCCTTCCCTTCTTAGGAGCCTTTTTCCCGCCTCTGccctaatttttcttttttttgtatccTCTTTTCTGAaagtttcttcttcctctctttgagGAAGATGGAGACTTGTGGGAATTGACATCGTCATTCTTCCTTTGCCCAAATTTGACAGTCATTCTGCATTCGAAGCCCCTGGAGGCCTTTCCCCATCAAATGAAGGTCAGTATCCATCATTTTTTGGGTTTATCGGATGCATGTACGTGCTTGGCTTTGTAAAAGCTCACGAAGAGAGTTTGTAGAAGATGATACGTCATTGCGAACTAAGGGATAATTGCATTCATTGAAACACTAGTTGTGTCGTAGGATTTCGATCACAGATTATGTTTTAGGGTAGTTTTTGAGAGCCATCATGAAAGTTAATCAGCCATCCTGATAGTTTTCGATCATAGGTTGTGTTTCGTCATTACTCTGCTTTGCTCTATTTAATCGGTTTTGAAGATGATGGGTGCTCTATCTTAGTTGTCCTCCATGTATTTGCCAAATTTTGAAATGATATAATAATTTTCTCATATATTGTTGTGCATAACATATCTTATGTTGTTAATATGCATCAGAGATTTCTTCTatctataattataatataataatgtatCATTGTCATCTTCATTATTTTTGTCATGATAATATATCAGAGTGTTGCTGGATATGACTTTCAATTGTTTTTCTATCACATTTCATTATGGTGGGAAGTTTATATTTAGGCTTACAGTACAGTATATTGTGGGGCAAATTTCTATATATGATAATGTCGATCCTGATAGAGTCTCTATTTTGGAGCTGGATGAAATGTTAGAAGATACTGGGGTTTCTAACTTCTCTCAATTTTACTATGTCAAGCTagaaaaagatttaaataatGGTTTGAAATTTATCTTTAGATATCAAGACATGTTAGAGATGATTTCAAACTTTCCAGCAGATGGGATGATACATATATTTGTGGAACATGGAGACGAAGGAGCCAGTGGAGGTCAAAAAGCTATGCCTGAGCTGAATCCAGTGCAGCAGGATGAACAGCAGTCCTGTTTGGCTGCAAAGCCATTGCTAAATTTAGAGTATGTACCCATTTATAGACCTTGCCAAGATATTGGGGAAGGCAGTGAGCGAGGCAGTGAAGATAGTGAAGAGGAAGGTGAGAGAAGCATTAATTTGGATGACCTATAAGATAGTGATTATACTGAAAGTAATGCTGAAGGAGGTGAACCAAGAGCTACAGGTCCTGGATATATGACGAAAAAAGGTGTACCAAAGGGTGAACCAACTGAACAAGGGGAGAACCAACTGAACCAGAGATTGAAGAAGGTGAAAACCAACAGGCTGTTTCCTCAGAGTATGCAAAGTCTGAGGATTTGGATTCATGGGATTCAAATGATGAGCATGGAGCTACATTTGATGTATTCAAGGAGGAAACTGATATGGCAAATGTGAAATTTAAGTTGGGAATGAAATTCAAGTCTTTTGAGTTACTTAAAAGAGCAATAAGAGAGCATGCAATAATTGGGAGATACAATGTGAGGTTGGTAAAAAATGACAAGATCAGGATGAGAGTTGTATGCCAGGAGAATTATAATTGAAAACTGCATGCTTCATTGATGCAGGATGGTTCTGCTGTATAGATTAAATCTTACTATGATGAACACTCTTGTTTTAGGGAGGTTTGGAATAGGAACATGAAGTTAAATTACCTAGCCAATAAGTACTTGGAAAGATTTAAGAGTTAGCTATCTTGCAAGCCTAGTGAGATTGTTGTGCAGGTTAGGCAAGATTTCAATACACAAATATCTAGATCCTAAGCATATTAGGCAAAGAGGAAGGCTATAGAGATGATACAGGGATCTACTGCAAAGCAATATAGTAGGTTGTGAAATTATGCTGAGGAGATTAGAAGGATAAATGAAGGTAGTACAGTAAAAATACTTGTTGATACACAGCAATCGGGTAGTGAACTAATATTCAAGagattttatgtttattttgCTGCTTGTAGACAGAGTTTTTTGGATAGCTGCAGGCCTATAATTGCTTTAGATGCTTGTTATCTCAAAGATCCTTGTTTAGGATAGTTAATGGCTGCAATTGGGATTGATGAAAATGATGGTATCTACCCAATTGCCTGAACTATTGTTGAGTCCAAATGCAAAGACAATTAGAGCTGGTTCTTGGAACTTCTCCAACTTGATACTGGCTCATATAGGGATAGAGGCTGGACACTCATTACTGACCAGCAGAAGGTACCATTCTAACATACCAATACAGTTTTAATATAATAAGCTATTCTACTTGTATaataatcatattttataatcattgcAGGCCTTACTATCTACATTTGATGATAAACTCTCAGGAGTAGATCATAGATTCTATGTACGATATTTATTTGCCAATTTCAAGACAAAGTTTAAGAGATTGAGTCTCAAGGATGCCCTTTGGAATGCTGCAAAAGCTACAAGTCAATTAGACTTTGAGTATCACACTCATGTGATGGAACAGATTGATTCTTTTGCATATCAGTGGCTGATGGCTGTTTCTGCACGTTTCTGGTCAAGACATACATTTAGGACTTGGCCTAGATGTGATATGCTCTTCAACAATTTATTCGAGACATTCAATGCTGATATTTTACAGTCAAGGGACAAACCTATAGTATGAATGCTAGAGATGATATGCAAGACCATGATGTCAATGACAATCAAGAAAAGAGAACTGATGCTAAAATATGATTACCCAATTTATCTTAATATTTTGAAGAAGTTAGAGAAGAATAAAGAAATATCACGATTTTGTCTGGCTACATGGGTTGGTGACAGCAGGTATGAGGTTGAACATGATATTAATCAACATGTAATGGACTTGGATAAATATGAATGCAGATGTTATAGGTGGCAGTTGACTGGTATACCATATGCACATACCATACAATgtatctattttttgaaaaaaaaaactgaaagagTATGTGCATATTTACtttcaaaagaaaatatatcTGAGAATATATTCTCATTTCCTCCATCCACTTAATGGTTAGAACATGTGGCCTAAGACCAATTTTGTGCCTCCACTACGTTCAATAATAAAGAGGCCACCTAGTAGGCCAAAAggacaaagaa encodes:
- the LOC105058945 gene encoding probable metal-nicotianamine transporter YSL12, whose amino-acid sequence is MTAGEHHVAEVEMEAVAEESSHQLRRRRGEEAAAGEGEAEAMSMERVFDEKPVPTWREQLTVRAFAVSALLGVMFSIIVMKLNLTTGIIPSLNVSAGLLGFFFVRTWARVLEKTGLLKQPFTRQENTVIQTCVVATSGIAFSGGFGSYLFAMSDTIAKQTTEENDAQNIKNPKLGWMIGFLFVVSFLGLFSLVPLRKIMIIDYKLTYPSGTATAHLINSFHTPQGAKLAKKQVRTLGKFFVVSFLWGFFQWFYTAGDDCGFAAFPTLGLQAYEHKFYFDFSATYVGVGMICPYLVNISVLLGGILSWGIMWPLIDAKKGDWYPAGLSPTSLHGLQGYRVFIAIALILGDGLYNFFKVLGRTISTFISQVKSKGNAATLPISDDSSPITTSGISFDDRRRTELFLRDQIQKPIAFGGYVVVAAVSIATLPHIFPQLKWYYVLVAYIFAPVLAFCNAYGCGLTDWSLASTYGKLAIFTIGAWAGASNGGVLAGLAACGVMMSIVSTASDLMQDFKTGYLTLTSPRSMFVSQVIGTAMGCVIAPSVFWLFFKAFKDIGVPGSEYPSPNALVYRNMAILGVDGFSSLPKHCLTLCYIFFGAAILINLLRDVVGKKVARFIPLPMAMAIPFYLGSYFAIDMCVGSLILFVWELIDKAKAATFGPAVASGLICGDGIWTLPQSVLALVQVKPPICMKFLSRSMNAKVDTYIATLS